The Phalacrocorax aristotelis chromosome 2, bGulAri2.1, whole genome shotgun sequence region GAGCAGGCCTTGTCAGAAGAGGCCTTCCATTATTCTGAAACCCTGGTTTTGTTACATAGAAGTTTATGAAGAAGTTGGAGAACTTTCTAGCACATACAGGgtttctcacaggaaaaaataaggaatGGGTCCCCCCTGCTTGAGAACAAACAAGATTACACCAGAAAagacttctgctttctctgctctctgaaaacaaatatcAGGAGCCTCATTCCAGCCTGAACCATTACCCCTGATCAATGTTTAAAGGGGAGGTCCCATGGGAATACTTTGGTTCTCCCATAGAAAGTCGCGTTTCCTTAAGACCTGTACAAACGTTGGGTAGGCAAAGCTAAAAGAGACTGACTACCCAAGTTTATAATTTTAATGCAGATCCCTATCCTCCTGTCTCCTTCACGTGGGAGAATCTCTCACTCCTGTTAGGGCATTAAAATCATGGGTTTATTGGAGACATGCTGCATTAGGAAAGGATCAAAATAAGATTTTCTGTGCATAACTCTAGAGGCCTACAGCTCTTTTTAAGGTAGATGTCATCTTGGTGAGGCCTCCTAGAGGAAAGACATGCCTGAAGTTGATGTTAGAAAGGGAAGTGTTAATGTGTTTTAGGTTTTTACCTCTAATTTGGCTCTTATCAGACAGtcttttttacagcaaattaACACATTAGGATAAAGCCCAACAAAAATGTGCCTATCTTTTGTCCTCAGTGTTTCCCAGTGTGGATGTTAGTGGGGAGAAAGATCTAACTTCCAATATAACCTCCACTTAAGGGGAGGAATATCTCCCAAAGAAGAGAATGGTGTTGGTTGGGTTGTGTCTGATGAAGAAGATGAATGGATGGTCAGCTCTGAATTCATAAGAAATTGGGCAACACAGAGGTACTGCAACAAGTCTCATGGCATCAGCTGCTTCAGTGCCCTCTTCGTTGACCTCCACGAATGACTTCTGGATGGCCTTGGACACAACTAAACCATCTTTCCTAGAGATTCCTGACAAATCAGCTTTTCCCCAGTCAAAAACATGCATCACTCCCATCTCCTGGAGAGTTTTGTTGAGAACGTAACTTTCCTCCATCTTGAACTGGGGCAGGTACACCTTCACTCTCAGCTGCTGCATCCTAGCTGAGCTGGTCCATCCTGCTAGCTTTTCATACGTGAGTGTGCATTCAAGCTGTAAGGTGGTATTGATAATAATGATTTACACCATAATGAATGGAACGAAAAGATAATACGGTTCagtttttcccacttgttttcTGGACACACTGGAGCAAGATTAAAGTATTGCTCTGTTGGCAGCCCCTTAAGTATGTTactagagagaaaaaggagtATTACCTGTTCTAGGCCAGTAAAGTCCTCACAGACAACTTCAGGAAGAAGAATGAACATGCTCAGTTCATTGTCAAAGTATGGGAGCTCTatcactttcattttcatttcatctaTGAAGGCCATGTTAAAATAACCTTCTTGAAACATCATCTGCACTGTCCTTTTCTCATTCTGGAACACATGAAACATAttaagcagaaaatacagaaatgcagaagtgaTCAGTCTTATTGTAGTTGGCTTCAGTGTTGAGATTAGCGTTCACACTGGTCATGGCTTTAACATACTTGTAGCATTGATGTGTTCCTACCTCTTAACTGCAGTTCCCATGAAGTTATCCATTTTAGAAGCATAAAACCTACTTTTCCATTTCTACTGTGCTAGATTACTTTACTCACAACTCCCTTGTTAtgtcattcttttttctgtcatgtCAGATGAGGAAACTGATGCATCTGATGCAACCATGAATCTGAATTTTTTATGAATAATGTATACATTCTCCTCAGATAATTTGTCTTTAGCTCATTTTTTCCCGAAAACAAACACTGTTTGGTTCGTAAATAGTAGCACAGGAATCGAATGCTCAAATTCAGTCCCAAAAGCAGACTGTTTTTGAAACAGCATCTTTAGTTGTGAAACCCCAACAAATTTAGTGCATGTGCTCAGTGACTTTGACCCAACCAGGATCTCAGCTGCACGAGAGCCATTTCTGATGGAAAGTGATAGAAACAGTTACATATTTGGTTGTCAGACTGGAGAGAAGATGTAGCTTTCCATTGTTCTAGCTGAAGaccagtgttttgttttgggataACAAAGAGGACGAAAGCTCCCATCTATTGTTATAGGAGACTGACATCTGATTTTCATCCCCCAGCTGTTTCATTTCCTGCCCATACCATACCTTGTTCAGTCGGAAATATGTTTCCTTAGTGTCTTCTTTCTTAAATTCTACTGCCCACTgtcctttaaaatatatagcaTTGACCAGGACAAGTACAGTGGAGGGATCAATAAACCCAGCAGCAAATAGGTCTTTgattttacctttaaaaaaaatgaattagaaAGAATTATTACTTTGTTCAGGAAATCAGCTGCGTTTGACTACTAATAATTACTCCTGTAAATCTGAAAAGTAGTATAATGCTGTCAGACAAATAGCAAAAAGTTTATATACAGTTTTTGAAGCAGGAACTCAAGGCAtttttctacttcttcctaAATTTATTTCCTATCGagcaaaaaaaagcagtgtcttgctatctttgaaaagaaaaggtggAAACTGAAATTCAGACATGATATTCCTCACTGGTTGGATTGCAAACCAAACAACCTGCACATATTATTCTTTACCTTTTGTCTCACTTTCCACCCAGAAGTTAATCTTCTCCCTGGCTTCTTCTTCAGTGTATTTAAAATTGACTGCTTCGAGTTCTGCTCGATAGAATTTCTTTGTGGAATCCAGGTATTGCTGGAAAGTACAAATAACAGAATTTTATCACAACATGATGTTTTTTATAAGATTGATAATTTCATGGCTTCCAGATAATTCCATGGAGTAGATCAGCAAGAAAGGAATGAGTAAAACAGGCATATATGAAAAAATTCATTGAATTAACTCAAGAATGCAGTTTTTAGAGAGagattatttataaaaaatcatattgcaaatatatttttctgcattttcaagtTGGACTGAACAGCAGAAATGTCTCGTCACACTAGAAAGTATCTAACACCACAACTTAGTACCTTTCTTTAAGTTTATATATCATTATGCTGCCTATCTTCCTCCACCCACCAAAAGAAGGTTGCCTTATTTTGAACAAATAACGGGGATTGATAATATCACAATGAGATATGTGCGTGAGTGCGTGTATATATATTACTGTGTGTAGATATATATACAGTAAAACTTATAACTTGCATTAAGAGTAAAACTTTTCCAGGCTGCTGGTCACTTTTCTCTGGCTCTGAAAACCTCTCTTTAGCTAAAGTGCAAAGTTTTGGAAGCAAGATGAAATCTTGACTTGAAGAGAGAAAGGTGGTTACAGAGATGAAACAGTACTGTTCCTAGAGATACTCTTACAAACATCTAGTTTCCTGAGGAAACTATTTGTGTGCACTTGCATTGCCTGGGCTGTCAGTGTTCCACAAGAATGTTCTGACATGGTCAATTCCACTAGTCTAATTCCAATTAGTCTAATTTAAGACTAATGGACACTAATCACAAAGATGCTACTTTCTTCTAAGCCTTGTttgaaaaggcagcaggaaTCAGTGTGTCCCGTATTTGCATAGACTCTGAAGGAGAGGTAGAAGAGTGAGTACAATCATTTTATTAGAAGCAGAGAAGACACTGGGGGAGAGAAAAGTCTTCTGCTGGTCACGGAGCTTGGGCAGAAATGATGCAGCAAGCACCAGCTCTGTTAGACACCGGGTGTGCGTGGCAAGGATATAGTGACAGTTATTAATGCTATCACATCTTCTGGAATGCCCAGGGAGAGCTGTTACTGTAGATCTGTTTCTTTATATAAAAGCTTTTAAGTCATGGCTTCTCAGCGTTCTGCTGTTCCTGAAATCTAACTGCTGGGCAACTGAGATGGAAAGGCTCCCTGACTGCAGGGGCTGTGGAGTGCAGTCCTTTGGCAGCACACCATGACAGCGCCTTTGTGTATCATTTCCCATTGTACTTTACGATGGAAGAAATTCTACTGAGCTTGTAACTCCCAGGCGCTGTTAAAATGGACACCATGGCCACTTACCTGGAAGAATGGATACGTAATTTCTCCAAAAAGCCTGTTGGCAATGGTCAGAGAGCAGCCTGGTCTGGGTTCACTGACTGCAGCTAACAGAGCCTGGAACTGGGAATGGACTCCTCCAGCTTCTTCACACTTCAAACAGGAAACCAGAAGTTTCTTAGTAGGCTTGAGCTTCCCTGTGCAAAGCTGGACCTGAGGGTGAAGTGCAGCCTCCCTCTGTATGAGAAGACTGTCTCGACACAGTTGATATTGCACCAAGACACCACCTCCAGCTCTCCTGTACCAGATGTACAGAATGATGAAACAATTCCCTTTCAGACCCACACCGTCCACCTCCAAATCACACTGTGTCCTACAGTGATCACTCTGCACACACTGAGCTAAAGTCTGCTGGCTTAGAGCCTGGGAGGAGCAAGCTCTGAAGTGCCTTTGGTTTGCCCTGTGGACAAGCCTTTGCGGGCGGCAATTTAAGCACTTACCATATTTTAGATTGGGTTTGGTTAGAAACCTGTAATAAGAAGGCTTAGCTGTTGAAATGTGTGATCTCACACGGCTCCTTAAATAACTAATAAAAGAACAGTAATAAGCAGGTCTGCAAATCTAGACAGAGAggctgctcagccctgccatGCTTTCTGATTAAGTGATGGTTTACAAAGAAAGGGCTGACAAACCAGCACCTGTTGCTTCATCCCAGCGCCACAACTGTGTCTTACCTTCTCAGAAGGGTTTCTGTTTCCCTGACTTGTACTGCCCAAAACTTCACCGAAATGAAATACCTGCAATGTAAATGTTGAGTAAATGCAGCTGAGCGATGGTACCTCAAACTAAAACACAGTGTTGCAAGCCGGTCCCAAAGCACAGTCAGACACTGTAAATGTGGAAAGTCCAGTTGTCCTTTATCATTAAATCCTTACAAGTGAACAAGAAGTTTTCACAGAGAGTGAgctcataaaatattttaaatctttcacCTTGGAGTGATACCTCCAAAACACTTTCTTTAGCTCTAAGGTATTCATCGAATGATCAATTGCTCTAATACTGTTTAGTCTGAAAAAGTTTGGTATTAGCAATAGCACAAGATAGTGTTTTTTTAACGGTATGCTTGCACATCAGACCTTTGCATGCTAAGGAACTACATCAGATGGTACTATGAGCCTCTTGGCTCATATCTTGCCACCGACCCCTTATCAGAGCAAAGGAAACTCACCTTCTCAATCTGTTTCAGTGTGTTACCCCTGGCTCCAAGGACAACCATCCCAAAGGCAGCTGAGAGACTTAGCGGGGAGAAGAAGatgttctcatttctttttcttttgctcagctCTCTGAAAAAGTCAAGACAGAACTTGCCATTGGCTGCGCTGAGAGAGCACATTGTGGCGCTGCGATCACCTGCAACAAGGGAAACAAAGATTTAGTCTTCTCATCATTATGCCTGCTAAGCTTAGATGCGTTGATAGAGCACGATAGGGTTTTCTGCAGTATCATGGCTGAATTGTTCAGCACTTGATGGAAGATTCCTGACTCACCACATCTGGGATTTCACAGTGAACTTCAGACTGAAACAACTCATCTGAAAACCAGCACCCTGAATGGCAggagaaacacatttttcagaaacagtatTCTGAGTTGAGCTGTTTCTCCAGCTCAGACAACAGCTATGGCTTTGTCACTTAGCACTAACCTTGTCCTAAccacagtcccagctctctttATGTCCCGATCTTTCCTGCCTCGAGTCCTCTAGGCATAGCACTTCTTAATTATACCCCTTGATCTTGCCTCactctctgtgtctctctctaAAAACTTTGTGGGTATTAATCAGCTATGCCTCATATACTGTGTCCTTCTAAGGCTGGTTCCTTAATGAATGTTTGACAGAAAACTGTACTACAGATAGACTCACTTAGAAAGATTTTCAACAAAGGCACATTGTGTATTACCGGAAAATTCAAATCCTATTTTTCATCTGCAGCTTTACCCCTTTTcccaaatatatttcagttatGATCACAACTATTACTAGCAGATGATCTTGAATGTTCCACAAAACTCTTCACATTTTACACCTAGGACAGAATTCTTCTTATGAAAGtctttttcaagtgttttcatCCAGTAAAGTGATGCCAATCCCTTAGAAAGTCAGTCCAGTATTTTAGAGTTTCCACTATTCTAAGTCATCTTTGGTTCGATTCTTACTGAGATTGAATAACTTTCTCCACAGATGTGGAAGATACCTCTCCCCCATTACACAAGAAGAATTAAATTATCCATATAAATCTTTAGAATACGGAATGGTGTAGAAAGATTATGTCCTTATAAATTACCAATCTGGATAATGCagaaaaaagtgggaaaaggtttggttttaatCTTCTTTTAGAAACACACCTGGTAAAGCCATTGTGCAAGTTAAGCACAGCTTCATCACACAGCCCATGCATTTTAATGTATCCCAACACATTGCACAGCACCTTGAAAATATTCTCGCTTCCTCAAAATACATTATATACAGTATATATGCGCTAAGAAGATATGTACGTCACTAATGCAAATATGAATCTATAGACATTTTATAATTATGTCATTTGTAGCATAAATGTTAGAATTAAATGTCATGGGAGATATTTACCTTCTCCTCAGGACTGTTGGTGTCAACTCGACTGTTGAGCTCGATGACAGGACTTCTGGAGCAATGGGATATAAAGCCACTGCCACTCCCAGTGGCAGCATAATTTTCATTCATGACGGATCACATTCCTGTCTGTTGCAAACAGGTAGTATAATTAGGGGACCTTTTGTGGAATCCTGAATTTTCCTTTATCCCCAGGAGTTCAGAGAGAAGTCACCATTTCAAATGCatactgaaatgtaaaaaaattctacctagctataaaaaagaaagccaacacCTAGAAGCAAAggagttttcaggttttttacctgtaaaaaaaataaactctacAAAATTTGATGTGTACGGCTGTCAGAAATGGCACCCAGAATGCAAGCACATATGTTTTTATAATAGAAACTAATTATCAAAACCTCTGCAGGTAGCACAGtagcaagggaaagaaaaatacataagtaCCTATCTGGCCAATTGTGATGTGAGGCAGTGGTTCCAGAGTGGAGGCGGGGCAGTTCCCTTTGCCTGCTCCACTTCTATGCTTCTGAAGGCTTCTGACTTGAAGGTGCCTTCCAGGGAGCTTTCCCTAGCTGATTTCTTCCTCAGCTGGAAACTTAGTCCTTAATGGAGAAGAGGAATTTAGCCATTTTTTCCAGAGTTTATTGAATATCCAACAGACTGGACAAACGGTAGCTTGGTTTCATTTGCGTGACATCCTGGAAGAGCAGGCCCGGTGCATGCGCAGCATGACCGTGCCAGGTGCACGCATAGGCCATGCCGCCGCCGAGCACTCTGCAGTTGTTGCGGTGATCCGGCACAGAATGGGTGCGTTGGTATCCGCCATGCAGCGTGTGCAGACTAGCTCTGGCACAGCTGGGATGCTATGCTTCCCACAGAGGGACTGCAGTTAGGGGGTCCCCATGCATCATCTGCACTTCCTTAGGTTTTCCAGGCAGAAATATGAGAGTCCTGCTCCTCTTCTGGGGATTCCTCCCCTTGCTGTAAGTGGGGAAGGCATTTGTGGCACAAGGGGCAAAACACAGAGAAGCTATCCCTGTCCACATAGTCGTCTTTCAAAACCTTGCATTCTGCAGGTGTGTTTACAAGAAAGCTGAGCGAGTTTTGTCCAGGCAGGCTTTGCACAAGACACTGATGTATCAGCTAAGTTTAGCCCAGAACTTCTCATTACTCCTCATTTTTACAGTGACTCTGAGGAAGTCCGGTCCTTGCCTTATATTGCTTCAGCAAGGCATAAGGACAGAGCAACCTAATTATAAGTAGTATGTTGCTGGggttattttcctgaaaaaaaattatattccttCACATTTAGGTTGATATAGTGTGTGTGTGGGCAAGTACTTGCATGCGTGTATGCAAGCACAAACACTTATAACACTGTTTTGCAAGAAGTACTTAGTTATCACTACTAACATATACTTATATATGAACCCAATCAGATACTAGGCTTCTCTGGTATTTAGGAAGTTCTGAAGGCAGTTTCATATCAGACATAAGATACTcatgagtttattttttttctgattagaaTTTTCTTATATCTTTTTCTTGGAGGAAATAGAAATTTAAAAGGCGCTGATCATTCAAGCCCTGAGGAGAAGACAGTTAGACCTGCACAGATGTTGCCTGAAGGGAAGAAAGCCACCGAGTCTGGTTTTGCTTGGTTAATGTTGGGGAAAGAAAACTTCCCAGAGAAGtgtctgttttgctttcctggtTTCTGCTGAGGAAGTGGCTGGTCTCTACACAGTCACTTCAAAACCCAGCTCCTGACCCCCTTCCTCATGTTGTTGGCTACAGGAAAGTGCAGAGCAGAACCAGGTAGatgctgtttcctttcttgCAGTGGTGGGCTGTTCCCTGCATTCTTATTTTTGGCACTAGGCATAGCACAATTGGCGGAAAAATTTTGTGGAATATAAGAGGGGAGAGTATGCAGGTAGGAGCAGCAAGATGCAACAGTTCTAAGTCAGAGTAGCATTCAGTCATCTCCCAGAACAGAAGGGAGATGGTTTTCACGCAGCAAGACAAGTTTTGTTGAGCACTGTTTACCTGTTTGCAGTCATTTTGGCTGAAAGTCTCAAACTTTTCCTTCACTTCTGATGGCCGTGGGGCCAGGACCAAGGGCATGAAGACTTTTCTATATGATTTACATATCGCAAAGAGTTCTGATTACATGGATGAGGTAAGCATAGGAAGGCAAAAATGAGGAACAAGAGATCCACTCAGTGATGTCAACCAGCAGAACACAACTCCATAGCAAGAAGCAATGACTCAGTGTATGCAGAACAGACCATCAGCACGCCCCTTGTGATTATTCTTTGCTGCCAGTGGACACACTGCAGTAAGCCTGGATGCTCAGGTGGTAATTACAGGGTACCTGATGTGTCTGAGGTTGCCTGTGAGTAAAGGTACCATTGGATAAGTAGTACTGCTGAATAGCAAGAACAAAACAAGGACTGCTGTGATTTTCACTGGGCCAAGGACCAAGAGGGCCCACCCTATTTGCCAGACATCTGCTACATAAGcatcacaaaaaataacaaaccttGCACATCATACCAGAGCAATTAGAGTGACAAAGCACCTGTGGTGATCCACAGAAACTTCAGCATGACAGAAGAATACCTTTTGAAGTTGGCGAAGAAGTGGGAGACGTTGCTGATGCTCTCAGCTCATTTGGGAACTACCACAAGAGCAATGTCTGATATTAATTCTTGTGATTTTCAGGCTGTATGAGTCAAGAACCTAGTGAGAAGCAAGTATCACCTTCTAAATTGCACTGCTGTCTGATGACTCTCCAGTAATGAATTTATCGACAACAGAGTGCAGGAATTGATGAGTGTCGACTTTGCAGAGACTTGGGCCACCTCATGCTGATCATTAAACTTGCTGGGGAAGAGGTGAGCCCAGCACTGTTTTCTTCCACCTGAACTTCTTTCTGCACCAGAAGTTGTTCCATGATTGCAATGGACCCCTTTACTCTCCAGGGAGATTTAGACATGTCACAAAACAGCATCCAAAAATTCTTCATCTTGGATTCACTTATCAGcatccaaaaaaaaatctctagcAATGCAGCCAGTTCTGCCTGTTGTACCTTCTCTGCTCACACGCTTTCTCACTTGCTTATGAGCCATAACTAACAGGAACATTTGCTTACGTTTCTAAGCAAGGTTGTCTGCATGTGTCATCTTAATTGGCTTCCACAGAGTACGGAGTTATGGCTAGACAACTATTTCTGCATGATGAGCCTATTTTACAATGCCAGCTGATCCAGGCCTTGTGACTAATCTAATTTATGGTATCTCTGGATATCATTCCTTTGTGGCAGTTTAAATCATTTTATAAGCCAGGTTTCTTTACCTAAATaacaaatgcagcattttttaaagcCGTGAGATACAGAACGTCAATAAATATTCCTCTCCTAGCTCTGCCTCTAGTAGTTCctgtctgtcttctctgtcCATCTCAACAACATTTCTTGTCAGCCAGCATCGTGGGGTGCAGTGATGAAGATAGTAGAAAACTTcctttgcatttgaaaaaaggGGCTGTTTTTCCATATTGATTAACCACTGAAAAAGATAATAGATATTTTCATGCAATGGAGCtgttatttggggtttttgaaaGTGCAAAAGATATTGATTTTCAGTTTGAACTTAATTTCTACAAAGGTAGTGACTggttaaatttttttaacaatgaaaTGTGTGCATGAATGAAAATTCTGCTGAGATGAAACATCAGGATTTTGGCACTTCAGTCTAGGCAACTATACTAGACAACAACAACTAGCAAATCAATAGATGACGCTGCAGTGGTCTCTCTGACATTAGTTCTTATTATTTCATTGCTGAGGCCATGATAACCCTCCAAACCAGACACTCTGCAGccaaaaaaattatgaaaaccCAGAGCACAAATTCAAAGTGAAAGTTGCCTCTCATAATTCTGGTGGACTTTGGGATGCTTCAAGTGACAGAAATGGGAGTTAGGCACGTTTATGCATCCGTGAAAAGGAAATTCCTTGGGTCTTGTCACTTAAGCATTCCTCCTTAGAATCCTCAAGCTTTATTCAATGTTACTGAGGACATTGGAGAGTGATAAACTCTCATCACAAACATTTATTGTTTCATCACTTCCAGAGGCATAGGTAATATCATAGAACAAAGTATATCTTCAGAGAATTGGGGGTTACCACAAGAATTTATACAGGGCTAATTTactaatttaaatgaaatttggtGAAGAATTCCCAAACTTTTTTGAGAATGCAACACATTCAACACATATTGGTATTCATTTTCACATTGTTCTTGGAGCTGAGGTGTAAAGAACACAGGACTGCTTAGAAACACTTTGTACCTGAAGAAATGGGAGAGGTTTACTGCAAAATCTGCATTCACCCACTGACTGCAATCTACATGGTGTGCTGACTCCTTCTCTGGGTTTCTGGTACCCAACCATGGAAAATACAATGGATGGGCAAGAGTTTTAGTATAGAAGCAGCTGATAATAAAATCTGTTGTCCATATGGCAAATGAAGTTTCCAAGAGTAACATGTatgaaaatggaatgaaaagtCTATTCCCACCAACAGATCTTGTGATAACTCTGGACAGATACGTTGAGTAAATCTCAGTTGTTCTTTCACAACTCTGTGTAGCCATTAATTAGCTTTCATTGGAAATGTCAGAAATGTGTGGCTGGAAGGAGCCTTGAGATTGTCTAGTGCAGCTGCTGCCCTAAGGCAAGATCAAAGATGTCTAGATTACAGCTGATAGATGTTTGTCGAACCTGTTTTTAGAAGCTTCTAGACAAAGAGTTTCCAAACCCCTGTATGCTTCAGTGCTTCCTTATCCCCAGAGTTTTAACTCACCTCTGTCCTAAATTGTCCTGACTGTAAATTAGAACAGTTACATCCAGGCATATTTAAACTTTGACATATGCTACTGGCCAAGTCATGCAAATACTTATTAGTCAATTTATTCTTTGCATAAGACGTAGTGTTTGGGAATGTCTCCCTGGTCATAAAAGGTAATTATTGTAGATGTACTCGCGAACAAGAACCTATTACTACAGTAATAACACTACCCAAAACACTGTGGGTATTGTTAGTTACTGAGCTACTTCAACAAATTAGGGACTTGGAAACCTGAAACGCCCTTCAGGGCTGCTCAACTCTGTAAAGCATTGTATAATTTTCACAATTCTGAGGAGAAAGGTATTGCTTTTGGCCATCAGACTGAATGTTAAAAGAATTGTTCTTCCTCATTCCTGTGACCATCCTTGTGGTATGATTTCCATAGCTAGCCCAAATTATGCAGTTGCTTGGTAGTCTAATATGTTATTCACATAAAAATTAGTGAGGGGATGTTCTTGCCAGTCCTTACAGCTAGCAAAATCAGATGTATTATGGTCCAGAATGGACTGTAAGCGATAGCCAATATTGTGCACATATTGTTAGTGACTgagtttctgaaaacaaagtaaaatttgGAAATACCCTTCCCAAGCTGCCAAGCCCCGTGAGGAACTGGTAGGTGTATAATTTGAAAACACAGGGTCAAATTTTCAGCCAGTGTAAACTGATTCAGTTCCAGAGGAGGTATGAAAAGAGAATTTGTTCCCATGGTAAAAAGGATCTTCTTCAGGCCACAGAATAATGGGGATGTGCAAATGGTATGTTTTTCCCATCCTGCAATGGAATTTATATAATATATCATCTCACCATTCTGCAATTCAAATTCCCTATCTCCATGCCTGGGGTAACCACGGACTACTAAACTGTCTTGAAAATAAAGTTCTCTACATCTCTCcccatttctgctttctttcagtcACACTGATTTTTGTTATTGATAAAGTTGTTGCTCTCGTATTATCCTGGATAAGATGACAGCTTCTTCATTTCTGGCCTCCCTGTAACCCAGATACATCACCTTGTCAATACCAGATACTTGTATCTCAGCTGATTGTAAACATTTATGTATAATCTAATGTAGAACCTGTGACCAGCATCACTTACCAACAGCCTTCATAAAACAATATACCTTTACTACACAGAATAAGATATTAGAGGAAAGCTGACTTTAAAGCAACGTGCTTCCATGAACTATTATTTCATGCAGAACACACAAAATAGTCccttctgttttggttttgcatgcTTATTGGATGTGAACAAGAACGCTTTGACAGATCATGACGTCCAATAGCTTTGGCATTTGGCCTAGGACATCAATGTGAAATCTATTCACACACAGAAGTGTCTTACACTATTCCAGATGAAGGCAGATAGCTAACTACAAAATGCTGATGAAGGGACATTAAGGGTGTCTGAGAAATCATGGTACAACGTTTCCCACACAATTATCTATTTGTGGGCCAGAGGAACAGTGTCCCCATGTTATTGCAGCACACACAACCACTGCTGCTGATGGTGGAAAGTACCATTTGACCCTTTTCCCAAACCTCCATCTCG contains the following coding sequences:
- the LOC142053080 gene encoding serpin B4-like; protein product: MCSLSAANGKFCLDFFRELSKRKRNENIFFSPLSLSAAFGMVVLGARGNTLKQIEKVFHFGEVLGSTSQGNRNPSEKCEEAGGVHSQFQALLAAVSEPRPGCSLTIANRLFGEITYPFFQQYLDSTKKFYRAELEAVNFKYTEEEAREKINFWVESETKGKIKDLFAAGFIDPSTVLVLVNAIYFKGQWAVEFKKEDTKETYFRLNKNEKRTVQMMFQEGYFNMAFIDEMKMKVIELPYFDNELSMFILLPEVVCEDFTGLEQLECTLTYEKLAGWTSSARMQQLRVKVYLPQFKMEESYVLNKTLQEMGVMHVFDWGKADLSGISRKDGLVVSKAIQKSFVEVNEEGTEAADAMRLVAVPLCCPISYEFRADHPFIFFIRHNPTNTILFFGRYSSP